In Coleofasciculus chthonoplastes PCC 7420, the following proteins share a genomic window:
- the lptC gene encoding LPS export ABC transporter periplasmic protein LptC, which produces MTHYQNFTKLAPMILSWKRCFAVSLCLLAYAPLFGCQTDSQTVKKIQQDTESTDIEGSLVFNNVTLEQADEQGRPLWRVKANQATYTKDKKIAKVEQPIGDLFQDGKVILKVSAKSGEVREDGKQIFLRGDITATDTRNGAVFKGEELEWLPQDELLVVRRNLEGRHPEQIEVTANEGQYLTRQEQMELKGSVQAISKDPNVQLKTEQLLWQIKGQKLIGDQRTQTERYKDNTVTDRVVANQTDYNLKTKVAILKKDVQLTSIDPPILISSNEAIWDVKAETVRSNQPVQIVHQEEKVVITANQGQVDLESEVANLKGGVQGVGSRNQAELYANQVRWDIPTQNMQASGNVIYKQVDPPFNVTGATAVGKLQDQSMIVRSGSSDRVVTEIVP; this is translated from the coding sequence ATGACTCATTATCAAAATTTCACGAAGCTAGCTCCAATGATTTTGAGTTGGAAACGATGTTTTGCGGTGAGCCTCTGTCTATTGGCTTATGCTCCACTCTTCGGTTGTCAGACTGACAGTCAAACTGTCAAGAAAATTCAACAAGATACAGAGTCTACCGATATTGAAGGATCTCTTGTATTCAACAATGTCACCTTGGAGCAAGCTGATGAACAAGGTCGTCCTTTATGGCGGGTAAAAGCTAACCAAGCAACCTATACTAAAGACAAAAAAATAGCTAAAGTTGAACAGCCCATCGGTGATTTATTTCAGGATGGAAAGGTTATTTTAAAAGTATCAGCCAAGAGTGGGGAAGTTCGGGAAGATGGGAAACAAATCTTTCTGCGAGGAGATATTACGGCGACCGATACCCGAAATGGCGCGGTTTTCAAGGGTGAGGAGTTGGAATGGTTACCCCAGGATGAGTTGTTAGTGGTACGCCGAAACTTAGAGGGACGCCATCCTGAACAAATCGAGGTCACAGCTAATGAAGGACAGTATTTAACACGCCAAGAGCAAATGGAACTGAAAGGCTCGGTTCAAGCAATCTCGAAAGATCCCAATGTGCAACTGAAAACAGAGCAGTTACTTTGGCAAATCAAAGGGCAAAAGTTAATTGGGGATCAACGGACTCAAACGGAACGGTACAAGGATAACACTGTGACCGATCGCGTAGTCGCTAACCAGACGGACTATAACCTCAAAACCAAAGTCGCGATCCTAAAAAAAGATGTTCAGCTTACATCGATTGATCCCCCAATTTTAATATCCAGCAATGAGGCAATCTGGGATGTCAAGGCGGAAACAGTCCGCTCAAATCAGCCTGTTCAGATTGTCCATCAGGAGGAGAAAGTGGTGATTACGGCGAATCAGGGACAGGTAGATTTAGAGAGCGAAGTCGCCAATTTAAAGGGGGGTGTCCAAGGTGTGGGTAGTCGCAATCAAGCCGAACTCTACGCCAATCAGGTTAGGTGGGACATTCCCACTCAGAATATGCAGGCGTCAGGAAATGTGATTTATAAACAAGTTGATCCCCCCTTTAATGTCACCGGAGCCACAGCCGTGGGTAAATTACAGGATCAGAGCATGATCGTCAGGAGTGGATCGAGCGATCGCGTCGTCACCGAAATTGTCCCCTAG
- a CDS encoding TolC family protein: protein MPTFRDFVALGVGTAIALIYTKPSASQDLPSPLSFQRQAPTHQRDRVTQRGLTDVAPPSTEENLLVDADDDRPKVEDTEQIPEGIDRDAFSTSLGAIKREQGLHSPRNRTEESTYAQTSESLNSTSEPITSETEHFPNSTELAQDSKQLVTQQPENSIGQTPESIPSLPTLEEPETETPSPDFLTPEIESVPIPSTTPDLPISELLNPSANPLLFPTEVEEVQVQTTQPITLEQAIELARRNNQELQIARLQLERTEFALQEALAAEFPSISAIAEFIRTESETGGQQGFLQELLGQTNRTITSTNFDTRLELNYAAYTAGRRPAAIQAAEQQVRFQQLGVESILADLRLNVTRTYYDLQQADAEVEISQAAVNDAARSLRDAQLLEQAGLGTRFEVLQAQVELANNNQALTNAISQQRIARRQIAQLLSLDQQVGISAADPIDVAGDWELSLEESIILALKNRAELEQQLAQRNINEQQRRIALADNKPQVNLFAQYNISTQLDDSDGPTDGLTLGARLQWNFFDGGAAKARARQAEADVAIAESNFANERDQIRLEVEQAFFQLTASQENIQTASFALEQAQESLRLARLRFGAGVGTQTDVINQQTALTRSRVNLLTAILDYNRALATLQRAISNLPNSILFDVP, encoded by the coding sequence ATGCCAACGTTTCGTGATTTTGTAGCTCTAGGTGTGGGGACTGCGATCGCTCTGATCTATACAAAACCAAGCGCCTCTCAAGATTTACCGTCGCCGCTTAGCTTTCAACGTCAAGCCCCGACTCATCAACGTGATCGGGTAACCCAGAGAGGATTGACAGACGTGGCTCCCCCATCGACTGAAGAGAACTTACTCGTTGATGCGGATGATGACCGACCAAAGGTAGAGGACACAGAGCAGATACCAGAAGGGATTGATCGCGATGCCTTCAGCACGAGCTTAGGCGCGATCAAAAGGGAGCAAGGGCTTCATTCCCCCCGGAATAGGACAGAGGAATCAACCTATGCTCAGACAAGTGAGTCCTTGAACTCTACAAGTGAACCCATAACCTCTGAGACTGAACATTTCCCCAATTCCACAGAACTGGCTCAAGACTCTAAGCAACTCGTTACCCAACAGCCAGAGAATTCGATTGGTCAAACCCCTGAATCCATTCCCTCCCTTCCCACGCTAGAGGAACCCGAAACAGAAACACCTTCACCCGACTTTCTCACACCAGAGATCGAATCTGTGCCGATACCGTCTACCACTCCTGATTTACCGATATCAGAATTGCTCAATCCCAGTGCTAATCCATTGCTGTTTCCCACCGAAGTTGAAGAAGTCCAAGTGCAAACGACTCAGCCAATTACCCTAGAACAGGCAATAGAATTGGCACGGCGTAACAATCAAGAGTTACAAATCGCTAGACTTCAGTTAGAACGAACGGAGTTTGCGCTGCAAGAAGCCCTAGCTGCCGAATTTCCATCGATTAGTGCCATTGCCGAATTTATCCGAACCGAGTCGGAAACAGGAGGTCAGCAAGGTTTTTTACAAGAGCTACTGGGTCAGACGAATCGGACAATCACATCGACAAACTTTGATACCAGACTGGAATTAAATTATGCAGCTTATACGGCTGGGCGTCGTCCTGCGGCTATTCAAGCTGCCGAACAACAGGTACGCTTCCAACAACTGGGTGTAGAAAGCATCCTGGCAGATTTACGACTAAATGTCACTAGGACTTACTACGATTTGCAACAGGCAGATGCCGAAGTCGAAATTAGCCAAGCGGCGGTTAATGATGCGGCTCGCAGTCTACGGGATGCCCAGTTACTCGAACAAGCTGGCTTAGGAACTCGATTTGAAGTGTTGCAGGCGCAGGTAGAACTCGCCAATAATAATCAAGCGTTAACCAACGCCATCAGTCAGCAACGCATTGCCCGCCGCCAAATTGCACAATTGTTGAGTTTGGATCAGCAGGTGGGAATTTCTGCGGCTGATCCCATAGATGTGGCAGGGGACTGGGAACTTTCCCTAGAAGAAAGCATTATTTTAGCCCTGAAAAACCGGGCGGAGTTAGAACAGCAACTGGCACAACGCAATATCAATGAACAACAACGGCGCATTGCTCTAGCGGACAATAAACCCCAGGTGAATCTGTTTGCCCAATATAATATTTCCACCCAGTTGGATGATAGTGATGGTCCGACAGATGGCTTAACGTTAGGAGCGCGGCTCCAGTGGAATTTCTTTGATGGGGGAGCCGCAAAAGCCAGAGCCAGACAAGCCGAAGCGGATGTGGCGATCGCGGAATCCAATTTTGCCAATGAGCGTGACCAAATTCGCCTTGAGGTTGAACAAGCTTTTTTCCAGTTAACAGCTAGCCAGGAGAATATTCAAACGGCATCTTTTGCCCTAGAACAAGCACAAGAAAGCTTACGACTGGCACGATTACGATTTGGCGCTGGGGTTGGTACTCAAACTGATGTAATTAATCAGCAAACCGCATTAACTCGCTCCAGAGTCAACTTATTGACGGCAATACTAGACTACAACCGAGCGCTAGCCACCCTGCAACGTGCTATTAGTAATCTGCCCAATAGTATTCTTTTTGATGTGCCGTAG
- a CDS encoding TetR/AcrR family transcriptional regulator: protein MVNRSTPPQSSNPEKPDKAQAILAGALPVFTKHGYAAASMDRIASAAGVSKPTLYNYFQDKQGLFIALIHQLTQNNSQLILSLPTEPDLQTPPEQVLRQMATAVLEEFANNPALLTLMRLIIGESERFPELAQTHVREIIKPLMERLSLYLASQPQLKLSDPVVAARIFTGSLVHYLIIQNILHGSEILPLERDRMVNGLIQLLTAGEAEGAV, encoded by the coding sequence ATGGTAAATCGTTCCACTCCACCCCAGTCATCCAACCCAGAAAAACCCGATAAAGCCCAAGCGATTTTGGCAGGTGCCCTGCCAGTGTTTACCAAGCATGGATATGCAGCGGCGAGTATGGATCGGATTGCATCGGCAGCAGGAGTATCCAAACCCACGCTGTATAACTACTTTCAAGATAAACAGGGATTATTTATCGCCTTGATCCACCAACTCACCCAAAACAACAGTCAGCTCATTCTGAGTTTGCCCACTGAGCCGGACTTGCAAACGCCTCCTGAGCAGGTTCTGCGTCAAATGGCAACGGCGGTACTCGAAGAGTTTGCGAACAATCCAGCGCTGTTAACCTTGATGCGGTTAATCATCGGTGAGTCTGAGCGGTTTCCGGAGTTGGCTCAAACCCATGTACGCGAAATTATCAAACCCCTCATGGAACGGCTGTCCTTATACCTAGCCTCCCAACCCCAACTCAAATTATCCGATCCCGTCGTCGCCGCCCGGATTTTTACCGGATCTCTGGTGCATTACCTGATCATTCAAAACATCCTACATGGTAGTGAAATTTTACCCTTAGAGCGCGATCGCATGGTCAATGGTCTAATTCAGCTATTAACGGCTGGGGAAGCTGAGGGAGCAGTGTAG
- a CDS encoding ABC exporter membrane fusion protein encodes MSLDLLNHQAGSTQSPRRWLAFLGVAIVGLAGTGWGLWQFRAAQMREAQTEVSVAPEITTVTALGRLEPAGEMINLTASTSIQASRIEKLLVEEGDRVQTGQIIAILDNRDRLQASLQKAENQVRVAQAKLAQVKAGAKTGELQAQRAEIARLQADRTGSLAAQRAAVERLEAEVQNARLEYERYESLYQQGAVSASQRDAKRLAYITAQQQVQQAQAELGRIETTSQEQIQQAQATLDRLAEVRPVDLEAAEAEVQSAKATVVEAQANLEQAEVRSPRAGQIIKIHTYPGEKIADQGIVTLGQTQQMKAIAEVYQSDILKVQEGQPATITSPVIPNSLQGTVERIGLQVEQQQVVDEDPAANIDAKVVEVHIRLDPNSSQNVARLSNLQVTVTIQTE; translated from the coding sequence ATGAGCTTAGATCTGTTAAACCATCAGGCAGGATCAACCCAATCACCCCGTCGTTGGCTGGCGTTTCTTGGCGTCGCCATTGTGGGGCTAGCGGGAACGGGATGGGGACTCTGGCAATTTCGAGCGGCTCAGATGCGGGAGGCTCAAACGGAAGTCTCAGTTGCGCCTGAAATCACAACGGTGACAGCATTGGGGCGGTTGGAGCCAGCCGGAGAAATGATTAACCTCACGGCGTCAACCTCAATTCAGGCAAGCCGAATTGAGAAACTATTGGTTGAGGAAGGCGATCGCGTCCAAACCGGACAGATTATTGCGATTTTAGATAACCGCGATCGCTTACAGGCATCTCTCCAAAAAGCCGAAAATCAGGTTCGCGTCGCTCAGGCAAAACTGGCACAGGTAAAAGCTGGAGCCAAAACGGGTGAACTGCAAGCCCAGCGTGCTGAAATTGCCCGACTTCAGGCAGATAGAACTGGGAGTTTGGCGGCTCAACGGGCGGCGGTGGAGCGGCTGGAGGCAGAAGTACAAAATGCTCGTCTTGAATATGAGCGATACGAATCCTTGTATCAGCAGGGTGCTGTCTCCGCCTCTCAACGGGATGCCAAGCGGCTGGCTTACATCACGGCTCAACAACAGGTTCAGCAGGCTCAAGCGGAGTTAGGGCGGATTGAGACAACCAGTCAAGAGCAAATTCAACAGGCACAAGCCACCCTGGATCGACTCGCTGAGGTGCGTCCTGTAGACTTAGAAGCAGCCGAGGCAGAAGTGCAATCAGCAAAAGCCACTGTTGTCGAAGCCCAAGCCAATTTAGAGCAAGCCGAAGTGCGATCGCCCCGTGCGGGTCAAATTATTAAGATTCACACCTATCCAGGTGAAAAAATAGCCGATCAGGGCATCGTCACTCTAGGGCAGACTCAGCAGATGAAAGCGATCGCGGAAGTTTACCAAAGTGACATTCTCAAGGTTCAGGAGGGTCAACCTGCCACAATTACATCACCCGTCATTCCTAACTCACTCCAGGGTACAGTCGAGCGGATTGGCTTACAAGTCGAGCAACAACAGGTTGTTGATGAAGATCCCGCCGCCAACATTGATGCCAAAGTCGTTGAAGTTCACATTCGTCTTGATCCCAACTCAAGTCAGAACGTGGCAAGATTGAGCAATTTACAAGTTACAGTCACGATTCAAACTGAGTAA
- the devC gene encoding ABC transporter permease DevC, which produces MLGFIKTLQQRTPLGLLQLKHDRMRLLTAIAGITFADVLIFMQLGFAAALYRTNTQYPRTLQADLVLISTQAQNFGQLRTFTRRRLYQAQDVPGVASADELYLGSVQWRNPQTRKKTSMLLIGQNPDRPAFNLPEVNQQLDMIQLPDTVLFDQASRGEYQDMITRIQQGESPTTEIGQRTVTIAGLFQVGASFADDGALITSDQNFLRLFPKRDAGSVSLGLIRLHPGYEPEQVRDALAARLPEDVQVLTSQGYVDFEIAYIQSRSPIGFVFGLGTVMGLIVGTVIVYQVLSTDVNSHLEEYATFKAMGYRNTYLLGVIFEEALILSVLGFIPGLAIALAAYQVTAAATALPLAMPLSRTIFVLLLTFVMCGASGAIATRRLQAADPADIF; this is translated from the coding sequence ATGCTTGGCTTCATCAAAACATTACAACAACGCACTCCCCTAGGGCTACTTCAGCTTAAGCATGACCGAATGCGGCTATTAACCGCGATCGCAGGAATTACCTTTGCCGATGTGCTTATTTTCATGCAACTGGGATTTGCTGCTGCCCTTTACAGAACAAATACCCAATATCCTCGCACCCTACAAGCCGATTTGGTCTTAATTAGCACGCAAGCTCAGAACTTTGGACAATTACGAACCTTTACCCGACGGCGACTTTACCAAGCTCAAGACGTGCCGGGAGTCGCCTCTGCCGATGAATTGTACCTTGGCTCAGTACAATGGCGAAATCCCCAAACTCGCAAGAAGACATCGATGCTGCTGATCGGACAAAACCCGGATCGACCTGCCTTTAATTTACCTGAAGTTAATCAGCAACTCGACATGATTCAGCTACCCGATACCGTTTTATTTGACCAAGCCTCGCGGGGTGAATACCAGGACATGATTACCCGGATTCAACAGGGAGAGTCACCCACCACAGAAATTGGACAGCGAACCGTAACCATAGCCGGATTATTCCAAGTCGGTGCATCTTTTGCTGATGATGGCGCATTAATTACCAGCGATCAAAACTTTCTGCGGCTATTTCCCAAACGGGATGCTGGATCGGTAAGCTTGGGGTTAATTCGTCTGCATCCGGGGTATGAGCCCGAACAGGTGAGAGACGCTTTAGCAGCGCGGTTACCGGAAGATGTGCAGGTGCTGACGAGTCAGGGTTATGTAGATTTTGAGATCGCTTATATTCAATCGAGATCACCGATTGGGTTTGTCTTTGGCTTAGGTACCGTGATGGGCTTGATTGTGGGTACGGTGATTGTCTACCAAGTGCTTTCGACGGATGTGAATAGTCACTTGGAAGAGTATGCCACGTTTAAGGCAATGGGTTATCGGAATACTTACTTGTTAGGGGTAATTTTTGAAGAAGCGCTAATTTTATCGGTGTTGGGGTTTATACCCGGTTTAGCGATCGCATTAGCGGCTTATCAAGTTACAGCGGCTGCAACCGCCCTGCCTTTGGCAATGCCGTTGAGTCGGACTATTTTTGTGCTTCTGCTGACATTTGTCATGTGTGGTGCATCAGGTGCGATCGCGACTCGCCGACTCCAAGCTGCTGATCCGGCTGATATTTTTTAA
- a CDS encoding DevA family ABC transporter ATP-binding protein, whose translation MTNQPVISIHQLNHYFGTGKLQKQVLFDINLEIFAGEIVIMTGPSGSGKTTLLTLLGGLRSAQSGSLNVLGQELCQASQNSLVQARRHNGYIFQAHNLHGSLTALENVQMGLEVHGIFSKPERHHRAAEMLKQVGLEERINYYPADLSGGQKQRVAIARALVSRPQIVLADEPTAALDKKSGRDVVDIMHDLAKQQGCTILLVTHDNRILDIADRIIYMEDGRLSKQPESVAISQ comes from the coding sequence ATGACTAATCAACCCGTAATTTCTATTCATCAACTTAACCACTACTTTGGCACAGGGAAACTGCAAAAGCAGGTGTTATTCGACATCAATTTAGAGATTTTTGCTGGCGAGATTGTGATTATGACAGGTCCTTCTGGATCGGGGAAAACCACGCTACTGACTTTATTAGGCGGCTTGCGATCGGCTCAGTCAGGCAGTCTAAACGTATTAGGACAAGAACTTTGTCAAGCTAGCCAAAATAGTTTGGTACAGGCAAGACGACACAATGGTTATATTTTCCAAGCCCACAACTTACACGGCAGCTTAACCGCGCTTGAGAACGTGCAAATGGGGTTAGAAGTTCATGGCATCTTTTCCAAGCCAGAACGCCACCATCGGGCGGCGGAGATGCTCAAGCAGGTGGGTTTAGAAGAGCGAATCAATTATTACCCAGCCGATCTATCAGGTGGACAAAAACAGCGCGTCGCGATCGCCCGCGCTCTTGTCAGCCGTCCCCAAATCGTGTTGGCTGATGAACCCACTGCCGCCTTGGATAAAAAATCGGGACGAGATGTGGTTGATATTATGCATGATTTAGCCAAGCAACAGGGGTGTACAATCTTGCTTGTAACTCACGATAATCGCATTTTGGATATTGCGGATCGGATTATTTATATGGAAGATGGGCGCTTATCTAAACAACCTGAATCAGTGGCGATTTCCCAGTAA
- the cofH gene encoding 7,8-didemethyl-8-hydroxy-5-deazariboflavin synthase subunit CofH gives MITNSVDAILNRALAGEDISPEEGVILLQQTEPTAVAAIQETADQLRHHQAGDRVTYVINRNINFTNICTQHCSFCAFRRDGGTEGAYWLDWGQILEKTEDAVQRGATEICMQGGLNPEATINGAALPYYLELVKTIKQAFPQLHLHAFSPQEVQFIAEQDGLSYAEVIAELQKAGVGSMPGTAAEVLDDEVRRILCPEKTNTTTWLDIVGTAHRLGMPTTSTMLSGHIETNQQQMGHLAKLRSLQQRTRAQGYQGHITEFILLPFVGQDAPKPLRQRVGRDQPILQDALLLTAVTRIFLGNWISNHQPSWVKLGLAGAKEALRWGCNDIGGTLMEEHITTMAGAQGGTCMEVETLQKAIHSLGRSYQQRDTLYRPILQQVSDTVGAHVCH, from the coding sequence GTGATTACCAACTCCGTTGACGCCATTCTGAACCGCGCCTTAGCTGGTGAAGACATTTCTCCAGAGGAAGGTGTGATTCTCCTCCAGCAAACTGAACCGACTGCTGTGGCGGCGATTCAGGAAACGGCTGACCAATTGCGCCATCACCAAGCAGGCGATCGCGTCACCTACGTGATTAACCGTAATATCAACTTTACCAATATTTGTACTCAGCACTGTAGTTTCTGTGCCTTTCGTCGCGATGGGGGTACAGAGGGGGCGTATTGGCTAGATTGGGGGCAAATTCTGGAAAAGACAGAGGATGCAGTACAACGGGGGGCGACAGAAATTTGTATGCAGGGGGGATTGAACCCGGAAGCCACTATTAATGGTGCGGCTTTACCCTATTATCTGGAATTGGTGAAAACGATTAAGCAAGCATTTCCTCAATTACATCTCCATGCGTTCTCTCCCCAGGAAGTCCAATTTATCGCTGAACAAGATGGATTGAGTTACGCTGAGGTCATTGCTGAACTGCAAAAGGCTGGGGTTGGTTCCATGCCTGGAACGGCGGCTGAGGTTTTAGATGACGAAGTGCGGCGCATCCTTTGTCCGGAAAAGACAAATACAACAACCTGGTTAGACATTGTGGGAACGGCGCATCGATTGGGAATGCCAACAACTAGCACAATGCTTTCCGGTCATATTGAAACGAACCAACAGCAGATGGGGCATTTAGCCAAGCTGCGATCGCTTCAGCAACGAACTCGCGCTCAAGGCTATCAGGGCCATATCACAGAGTTTATTCTACTGCCTTTTGTTGGTCAAGATGCCCCTAAACCGTTGCGTCAGCGTGTGGGGCGAGATCAACCGATTCTCCAAGATGCCCTATTATTAACGGCGGTGACGCGAATTTTCCTGGGTAATTGGATTTCCAACCATCAACCAAGCTGGGTGAAATTGGGTTTGGCTGGTGCGAAGGAAGCTCTCAGATGGGGCTGTAATGACATTGGCGGCACGTTAATGGAAGAACATATCACCACCATGGCAGGCGCTCAAGGGGGAACCTGTATGGAAGTCGAGACTCTCCAGAAAGCGATTCATTCGCTAGGGCGTTCTTATCAGCAACGAGATACCCTTTATCGACCGATACTACAGCAGGTTTCAGATACTGTAGGGGCTCACGTCTGTCATTGA
- a CDS encoding ArnT family glycosyltransferase, translated as MNLPFTHANRKTAQIHAAVVFVSVITVIASLTLLIVLAHTVATTTIPFDSDEAEHAVDGWQVYHSLIRLNLGDLFQAITSQSFYPFINSLFVAIAYLLAGASVVSSRIPSVLLFALTVFGLGWLTWRIAQRQEDAVNPADQWFPWTGAIFAIALAITSPIFVTNAVLCMLEMTGAMLAVLLILIGDQIDQIRHQRSRLIGIAIAAFVVMAIVLTKYSFGLFYIPGLLAALVTATKPGKLGRQVWLETTVVLGIYAAVLLLWILVTDRATMWMFFTNHPSYVDVWSVENFLYYPIVWLNEYSTKKPVGLLSLTFAVIGAVRYWKHLPMRVAVWSVLAATVVLGISTTNSQRHILVIAPAIWMLAGLGLVKVLQWLGRRTQTRPFVVGTIGLIWALLIVCAIEPASQLHARLIKVFEGLPVYAEMQEFGLQGVDLNQPVLLLGFNTDQYNLLAIRWRAAVLSGKRLEDLNIDQFPFEQREIYLRRTGRKPQKVSVDPSFPRQPLDAILDSGYYAYMIETRNLQEQSSILHSEQHSLVNYPTVAQQFYPWLVTVYKIEN; from the coding sequence ATGAATTTACCTTTTACTCATGCTAACCGCAAAACAGCACAGATTCATGCTGCTGTAGTCTTTGTCAGTGTAATCACAGTCATTGCATCGCTGACTCTACTGATAGTTTTGGCTCATACAGTGGCGACGACAACGATTCCCTTCGATAGCGATGAAGCTGAACACGCGGTTGATGGTTGGCAAGTTTACCATAGCCTAATTAGGCTTAATTTAGGAGACTTGTTCCAAGCGATTACCAGCCAGTCCTTCTACCCATTTATCAACTCCTTATTCGTTGCGATCGCATACCTGTTGGCTGGAGCTAGTGTTGTCTCCAGTCGTATACCATCAGTATTACTCTTCGCACTTACAGTGTTTGGCTTAGGCTGGCTCACCTGGAGGATTGCTCAACGACAAGAAGACGCCGTGAACCCAGCCGATCAATGGTTTCCCTGGACAGGTGCTATTTTCGCGATCGCCCTCGCTATTACCAGCCCGATTTTTGTCACCAATGCCGTCCTTTGTATGCTGGAAATGACGGGTGCGATGCTAGCCGTTCTGCTAATACTGATTGGGGATCAGATTGATCAAATCCGCCACCAACGTTCACGCCTGATCGGGATTGCGATCGCGGCTTTCGTAGTCATGGCAATTGTGTTAACCAAATACTCCTTTGGCTTATTCTACATACCTGGACTACTCGCCGCCTTAGTCACCGCCACCAAACCTGGGAAATTGGGTCGTCAAGTCTGGCTAGAAACAACTGTAGTCCTGGGTATCTACGCCGCTGTCTTGCTTTTATGGATTCTGGTCACGGATCGAGCAACAATGTGGATGTTCTTTACCAATCACCCCAGCTACGTGGATGTTTGGTCGGTCGAGAATTTTCTCTACTACCCCATTGTCTGGCTTAACGAATACTCAACTAAAAAGCCAGTCGGACTTCTTTCCCTCACCTTCGCCGTCATCGGCGCTGTTCGCTATTGGAAACATCTACCGATGCGGGTGGCAGTTTGGTCTGTTTTGGCTGCAACCGTCGTACTCGGGATTTCAACGACCAACTCTCAACGACATATACTGGTTATCGCACCGGCAATCTGGATGCTGGCTGGACTTGGACTCGTCAAGGTATTGCAATGGCTTGGTCGTAGAACACAGACTCGCCCCTTCGTTGTCGGTACAATCGGATTGATTTGGGCTTTACTGATTGTTTGTGCCATAGAACCTGCTTCACAGCTACACGCTCGATTGATAAAAGTGTTTGAAGGGTTACCCGTCTATGCCGAAATGCAGGAGTTCGGACTGCAAGGCGTTGACCTAAATCAACCTGTTCTGCTACTCGGATTCAATACTGATCAATATAATTTATTGGCTATTCGCTGGCGTGCCGCCGTACTTTCTGGCAAACGCTTAGAGGATCTCAACATTGATCAGTTTCCCTTTGAACAGCGTGAAATTTATCTGCGACGCACAGGTCGCAAGCCTCAGAAAGTTAGCGTTGATCCCAGTTTTCCCCGCCAACCCTTGGATGCTATTCTCGATAGTGGCTATTACGCTTACATGATTGAGACTCGTAATCTGCAAGAGCAATCCAGCATTCTCCATTCTGAGCAACATTCACTGGTTAATTACCCTACGGTTGCCCAGCAATTCTATCCCTGGTTAGTCACTGTTTACAAGATAGAAAATTAA